A part of Streptomyces sp. NBC_01235 genomic DNA contains:
- a CDS encoding ABC transporter ATP-binding protein produces the protein MRDDAHVSDSADTPGSEGPAHQGLDARLVVELGAFRLDVTLTAAPGDVVALLGPNGAGKTTALRALAGLTPLTGGRLRLDGAALERTPPESRPVGVVFQDYLLFPHLTALDNVAFGPRCRGATKAEARAQAAEWLKRLGLAAQADAKPRRLSGGQAQRVALARALATHPRLLLLDEPLAALDARTRLEVRAQLRRHLAEFEAVAVLVTHDPLDAMVLADRLVVVEAGEVVQEGSPADIARHPRTEYIAQLVGLNLYRGRADGHIVRLDTGPTITTTEILSGPAFVAFPPSAVTLHRDRPTGASARNLWRCEVAGLETHGDQIRADLTGELPLAADLTTVAAAELDLHPGATVWATVKATQTHAYPA, from the coding sequence ATGCGCGACGATGCCCACGTGAGCGACAGCGCCGACACCCCCGGCTCCGAGGGCCCGGCCCACCAGGGTCTCGACGCCCGCCTCGTCGTCGAGCTCGGAGCTTTCCGCCTCGACGTGACCCTGACCGCCGCGCCCGGCGACGTCGTCGCCCTGCTCGGCCCGAACGGCGCCGGCAAGACCACCGCCCTGCGCGCCCTCGCCGGCCTGACCCCGCTCACCGGCGGCCGTCTCCGGCTGGACGGGGCGGCGCTGGAGCGGACGCCGCCCGAGTCCCGCCCCGTCGGCGTCGTCTTCCAGGACTACCTGCTCTTCCCGCACCTGACCGCCCTCGACAACGTGGCCTTCGGCCCGCGCTGTCGGGGCGCGACCAAGGCGGAGGCCAGGGCTCAAGCCGCCGAGTGGCTGAAGCGCCTGGGTCTCGCCGCCCAAGCCGACGCCAAGCCGCGCCGCCTCTCCGGCGGCCAGGCCCAGCGCGTCGCCTTGGCCCGCGCGCTGGCCACCCACCCCCGGCTGCTCCTCCTCGACGAGCCCCTCGCCGCGCTGGACGCCCGCACCCGCCTGGAGGTGCGCGCCCAACTCCGCCGCCACCTCGCCGAGTTCGAGGCCGTCGCCGTCCTGGTCACACACGACCCACTGGACGCCATGGTGCTGGCCGACCGGCTGGTCGTCGTCGAGGCCGGCGAGGTCGTCCAGGAAGGCTCCCCGGCCGACATCGCCCGCCACCCGCGCACGGAGTACATCGCCCAACTGGTCGGCCTGAACCTCTACCGAGGCCGCGCCGACGGCCACATCGTCCGCCTGGACACCGGCCCGACGATCACCACCACGGAGATCCTGTCCGGCCCCGCCTTCGTCGCCTTCCCGCCGAGCGCGGTCACCCTCCACCGCGACCGCCCCACGGGTGCCAGCGCCCGCAACCTCTGGCGCTGCGAGGTCGCCGGTCTGGAGACCCACGGCGACCAGATCCGCGCCGACCTCACCGGCGAACTCCCCCTGGCCGCCGACCTCACCACCGTCGCCGCCGCCGAACTCGACCTGCACCCGGGCGCGACGGTCTGGGCCACGGTCAAGGCGACGCAGACCCATGCATACCCGGCATAA
- a CDS encoding DUF1707 SHOCT-like domain-containing protein — protein MSAELRASHEDRDRVVEALGAAAGDGRLTADELDERVEAALVARTLGELAVLTADLPAEAGGTEAKDVVRIKQTGGSAERGDGWVVPRRLEIESSFGDVTLDFTRAVIGHAALRIDLDMGGGTLRLVTRPGVVVDTDSLVVEFARIKSRPSGPPDAPVVLRVEVVGRMSYGKVVVRPPRRRLFGGSQEG, from the coding sequence ATGTCGGCTGAGTTGCGGGCGTCGCACGAGGACCGGGACCGGGTCGTGGAGGCGTTGGGCGCGGCCGCGGGGGACGGTCGGCTGACCGCGGACGAGCTCGACGAGCGGGTGGAGGCGGCCCTGGTCGCGCGGACGCTGGGTGAGCTGGCCGTGCTCACGGCCGACCTGCCTGCGGAGGCGGGCGGGACCGAGGCGAAGGACGTCGTCCGGATCAAGCAGACGGGCGGTTCGGCCGAGCGCGGTGACGGATGGGTGGTGCCGCGGCGCCTGGAGATCGAGTCGTCCTTCGGGGACGTGACGCTCGACTTCACCCGGGCGGTGATCGGCCACGCCGCCCTCCGGATCGACCTGGACATGGGCGGCGGCACGCTGCGGCTGGTGACGCGGCCCGGGGTCGTGGTGGACACCGACTCGCTCGTCGTCGAATTCGCCAGGATCAAGAGCCGTCCCTCCGGTCCGCCGGACGCTCCCGTCGTGCTGCGGGTGGAGGTCGTCGGGCGGATGAGCTACGGGAAGGTCGTGGTGCGGCCACCGCGGCGGAGGCTGTTCGGGGGGAGCCAGGAGGGCTGA
- a CDS encoding extracellular solute-binding protein, which translates to MGDPALSRRGFLAASAAAGLSMTALSACGGDSDGGSSGTTTIEWWNISTTQPAKDVWAALAKQFEAQNSNVKIKIVQLENDAYKSKMTALTASGKLPDIFHTWGGGVLRQQVDAGLVEDLTDRTKEWGDNLLSVAREPYLLDKKVYGVPFDIGMIGFWYNKALFKQAGVSAPPTTWSGFLDAVRKLKAAGITPLALAGKEKWPGMYYWAYLAMRTAGADALQKAGDDKDFTGDGFVQAGQHLQDLVDLKPFQKGFLGAAYSSPTGQAAAVGNGKAAMELMGQWAPTVEADAGKGLGANLGFFPFPAVEGGKGVITEVFGGGGGHALRKGAPQAAVDFLKFFASAATDTALVKKTGVLPVVPAADSAITDPNIKAVQAQLKAATGFQLYLDQAYAPALGQEVNDSVAALIAGSKSPQQVTESITKVAKEEQ; encoded by the coding sequence ATGGGCGACCCGGCACTCTCCCGCCGCGGCTTCCTGGCGGCCTCCGCCGCGGCCGGTCTGAGCATGACGGCTCTGAGCGCCTGCGGCGGCGACTCGGACGGGGGGTCGTCGGGGACGACCACGATCGAGTGGTGGAACATCTCCACCACCCAGCCGGCCAAGGATGTCTGGGCCGCTCTCGCCAAGCAGTTCGAGGCCCAGAACTCCAACGTGAAGATCAAGATCGTTCAGTTGGAGAACGACGCCTACAAGTCGAAGATGACGGCGCTGACCGCCTCCGGGAAGCTTCCCGACATCTTCCACACCTGGGGCGGCGGTGTCCTGAGGCAGCAGGTCGACGCCGGGCTCGTCGAGGACCTCACGGACCGGACGAAGGAGTGGGGGGACAACCTGCTGTCGGTCGCCCGCGAGCCCTACCTGCTGGACAAGAAGGTGTACGGCGTCCCGTTCGACATCGGGATGATCGGGTTCTGGTACAACAAGGCGCTCTTCAAGCAGGCCGGCGTCAGCGCGCCGCCCACCACCTGGAGCGGCTTCCTCGACGCCGTGCGCAAGCTGAAGGCGGCCGGGATCACGCCGCTCGCCCTGGCCGGCAAGGAGAAGTGGCCCGGCATGTACTACTGGGCGTATCTGGCGATGCGCACGGCCGGTGCCGACGCCCTGCAGAAGGCCGGGGACGACAAGGACTTCACCGGGGACGGGTTCGTCCAGGCCGGGCAGCACCTCCAGGACCTCGTCGACCTGAAGCCGTTCCAGAAGGGCTTCCTCGGCGCCGCCTACTCCAGCCCCACCGGCCAGGCCGCCGCCGTCGGCAACGGCAAGGCCGCGATGGAACTCATGGGCCAGTGGGCGCCGACCGTGGAGGCGGACGCGGGCAAGGGGCTCGGTGCGAACCTCGGCTTCTTCCCGTTCCCGGCGGTCGAGGGCGGCAAGGGCGTGATCACCGAGGTGTTCGGCGGAGGCGGCGGACACGCCCTGCGCAAGGGCGCCCCGCAGGCGGCCGTCGACTTCCTGAAGTTCTTCGCCTCCGCCGCCACGGACACCGCACTGGTCAAGAAGACCGGGGTGCTGCCCGTCGTACCGGCCGCCGACAGCGCCATCACCGACCCCAACATCAAAGCCGTACAAGCCCAGTTGAAGGCCGCCACCGGCTTCCAGCTCTACCTCGACCAGGCGTACGCGCCCGCCCTCGGCCAGGAGGTCAACGACAGCGTCGCCGCGCTCATCGCCGGCTCCAAGTCGCCCCAGCAGGTCACCGAGTCGATCACCAAGGTCGCGAAGGAAGAGCAGTAG
- the modB gene encoding molybdate ABC transporter permease subunit, whose amino-acid sequence MTPTTKTDHAAGAPEGGPRPRSVRTGVPLPLLLPALLGLAFLLLPLVALLVRAPWHSLPEQLTSAEVWQALRLSLICATAATAVSLVIGVPLAWLLARTDFPGRGLVRALVTLPLVLPPVVGGVALLLALGRNGVVGQWLDSWFGITLPFTTTGVVLAETFVAMPFLVISVEGTLRAADPRYEEAAATLGASRFTAFRRVTLPLIAPGIVAGAVLAWARALGEFGATITFAGNFPGRTQTMPLAVYLALQSDPEAAIALSLVLLAVSIAVLAGLRDRWMTAS is encoded by the coding sequence GTGACACCTACGACGAAGACCGACCACGCCGCCGGCGCCCCGGAAGGCGGCCCGCGCCCCCGCAGCGTCCGCACGGGCGTCCCGCTCCCCCTGCTCCTCCCCGCCCTCCTCGGCCTGGCCTTCCTCCTCCTCCCACTCGTCGCCCTCCTCGTCCGCGCCCCCTGGCACAGCCTGCCCGAGCAACTGACCAGCGCCGAGGTGTGGCAGGCGCTCCGGCTCTCCCTGATCTGCGCCACGGCGGCGACCGCGGTGAGCCTGGTGATCGGGGTTCCGCTGGCCTGGCTCCTCGCCCGTACGGACTTCCCCGGCCGTGGCCTGGTCCGCGCCCTGGTGACGCTCCCGTTGGTCCTGCCGCCTGTGGTGGGCGGTGTCGCCCTGCTGCTCGCCCTGGGGCGCAACGGCGTCGTCGGACAGTGGCTGGACTCCTGGTTCGGGATCACGCTCCCCTTCACCACGACCGGCGTCGTCCTCGCGGAGACGTTCGTGGCGATGCCGTTCCTCGTCATCAGCGTCGAGGGCACGCTCCGGGCGGCCGACCCGCGCTACGAGGAGGCCGCCGCAACGCTCGGCGCTTCCCGCTTCACCGCGTTCCGCCGGGTCACCCTTCCGCTGATCGCGCCGGGCATCGTGGCCGGAGCGGTCCTGGCCTGGGCCCGGGCGCTCGGCGAGTTCGGTGCGACGATCACCTTCGCGGGCAACTTCCCGGGCCGTACCCAGACCATGCCGCTGGCCGTGTACCTGGCCCTGCAGAGCGACCCGGAGGCCGCCATCGCCCTCAGCCTGGTCCTGCTGGCCGTGTCGATCGCCGTACTGGCGGGCCTCCGGGACCGCTGGATGACGGCCTCATGA
- a CDS encoding carbohydrate ABC transporter permease, protein MAVPLVYAVLSGFKSTDQLSRNPIGLPDPWVTSNYTDILGSGSFWRLVGSSTLIAAGTTVVVVAVSALAAFSFARFAFRGREMLFTLFTMGLMFPFAVAALPLFLLLRSMGLLDNPLGVILPQAAFGLPMTIVVLRGFFREIPAELEEAATLDGCGPLGFFWRILLPMARPALGTVSVLAVVGSWNNFLLPLLVFNEPTWWTIPIGVQQFQGQYSAEYARVFAYLVLAMVPALAFYSVAERQLVGGLAAGATKG, encoded by the coding sequence ATGGCCGTACCGCTCGTCTACGCCGTGCTGTCCGGCTTCAAGTCCACCGACCAGCTCTCCCGCAACCCCATCGGGCTGCCCGACCCCTGGGTCACCTCCAACTACACGGACATCCTCGGCTCCGGGTCGTTCTGGCGGCTGGTCGGCAGCAGCACGCTCATCGCGGCCGGGACGACCGTGGTGGTCGTCGCGGTGTCCGCGCTCGCCGCGTTCTCCTTCGCCCGGTTCGCCTTCCGCGGGCGGGAGATGCTGTTCACCCTGTTCACGATGGGGCTGATGTTCCCCTTCGCGGTGGCGGCGCTGCCGCTGTTCCTGCTGCTGCGCTCGATGGGCCTGCTGGACAACCCGCTCGGCGTGATCCTGCCGCAGGCCGCCTTCGGGCTGCCGATGACCATCGTCGTCCTGCGCGGGTTCTTCCGGGAGATTCCGGCCGAGCTGGAGGAGGCGGCCACCCTCGACGGCTGCGGGCCGCTCGGCTTCTTCTGGCGGATCCTGCTGCCCATGGCCCGGCCCGCCCTCGGCACGGTCTCCGTTCTCGCCGTGGTCGGCAGCTGGAACAACTTCCTCCTGCCGCTGCTGGTCTTCAACGAGCCCACCTGGTGGACCATCCCGATCGGCGTCCAGCAGTTCCAGGGCCAGTACTCCGCGGAGTACGCGCGCGTCTTCGCCTATCTCGTCCTCGCCATGGTTCCCGCCCTGGCCTTCTACTCCGTCGCCGAGCGCCAGCTCGTCGGCGGTCTCGCCGCCGGCGCCACGAAGGGATGA
- a CDS encoding TOBE domain-containing protein: MQSYTIGQAARLLGVSPDTARRWADAGRVPTHRDEAGRRLIDGRDLAAFSVELARADGPAEDTPYTSARNAFPGIVTAIKLGDVAAQVEIQAGPHRLVSLLTREAVEELGLEVGMEATARVKSTNVHIDRV, translated from the coding sequence ATGCAGAGCTACACAATCGGCCAGGCGGCACGGCTGCTCGGCGTGAGCCCCGACACCGCGCGCCGCTGGGCGGACGCCGGCCGGGTGCCGACCCATCGCGACGAGGCCGGACGACGCCTCATCGACGGCAGGGACCTCGCTGCCTTCTCCGTGGAACTCGCCCGGGCGGACGGCCCCGCCGAGGACACCCCGTACACCTCGGCCCGCAACGCCTTCCCCGGCATCGTCACCGCGATCAAGCTCGGCGATGTCGCCGCCCAGGTGGAGATCCAGGCCGGCCCGCACCGCCTGGTCTCCCTGCTCACCCGCGAGGCCGTCGAGGAACTGGGACTAGAGGTCGGCATGGAGGCCACGGCCCGCGTGAAGTCGACAAACGTACACATCGACCGCGTCTGA
- a CDS encoding TOBE domain-containing protein, whose protein sequence is MTLSIRNQLPGTVTAVHSGEVMATVLIRLAGGQDLTAAITLEAVDELALTEGRAVRALVKSTEVSLATGRVDGLSIRNQLPGALTSLTVGGVMASAKISLEGGELTSVITKDAAADLGLFVGSDVVALIKATEVSLATM, encoded by the coding sequence ATGACCCTGAGCATCCGCAATCAGCTCCCCGGCACCGTCACCGCCGTCCACTCCGGCGAGGTCATGGCCACCGTCCTGATCCGCCTGGCCGGCGGCCAGGACCTCACGGCGGCCATCACTCTCGAGGCCGTGGACGAACTCGCTCTCACCGAGGGCCGCGCCGTCCGCGCCCTGGTGAAGTCGACGGAGGTCTCCCTGGCCACCGGCCGGGTCGATGGCCTCTCGATCCGCAACCAGCTCCCGGGCGCACTCACCAGCCTCACCGTCGGCGGGGTCATGGCCTCGGCGAAGATCTCCCTGGAAGGCGGCGAACTCACCTCGGTGATCACCAAGGACGCGGCCGCCGACCTCGGCCTCTTCGTGGGCTCCGACGTCGTCGCGCTGATCAAGGCGACCGAGGTGTCCCTGGCGACCATGTAG
- the modA gene encoding molybdate ABC transporter substrate-binding protein, with protein sequence MTCSTRRTPRTLRRTGVGVAALLALSACSSDDSTDASPKSDASSSPKSSPNLSGTVTVFAAASLKESFTTLGKEFEKAHPGTKVAFSFGGSDSLAASVTGGAPADVFASASPKTMKIVTDAGDASGTPATFVRNQLEIATLPGNPDRIASLVDLTRSGVKVVLCDKTVPCGAAAQKALDASKLKLTPVSYEQDVKAALTKVELKEADAAVVYKTDVHAAGDKVAGVDFPESADAINDYPIVQLKDTENAEAAKAFIALVQSAQGQKVLTEAGFLKP encoded by the coding sequence ATGACCTGTTCCACGCGCCGCACCCCCCGCACCCTCCGGAGGACCGGCGTGGGAGTCGCCGCGCTGCTGGCCCTCAGCGCCTGTTCCTCGGACGACTCCACGGACGCCTCCCCGAAGTCGGACGCCTCGTCCTCCCCGAAGTCCTCTCCGAATCTCTCCGGCACGGTGACGGTCTTCGCGGCCGCCTCCCTCAAGGAGAGCTTCACGACACTGGGCAAGGAGTTCGAGAAGGCGCACCCGGGCACGAAGGTCGCCTTCAGTTTCGGCGGCAGCGACTCTCTCGCCGCGAGCGTCACCGGCGGTGCTCCCGCGGACGTGTTCGCCTCGGCAAGCCCCAAGACGATGAAGATCGTCACCGACGCGGGGGACGCGTCGGGCACGCCCGCCACCTTCGTCCGCAACCAGCTGGAGATCGCCACCCTCCCGGGCAACCCCGACAGGATCGCCTCCCTCGTGGACCTCACCAGGTCCGGCGTCAAGGTCGTCCTGTGCGACAAGACCGTGCCCTGCGGCGCCGCCGCCCAGAAGGCCCTGGACGCGAGCAAGCTGAAGCTCACCCCGGTCTCCTACGAACAGGACGTCAAGGCCGCCCTGACGAAGGTCGAGCTGAAGGAGGCCGACGCGGCGGTCGTCTACAAGACCGACGTGCACGCGGCCGGTGACAAGGTGGCGGGCGTGGACTTCCCCGAGTCCGCCGACGCCATCAACGACTACCCGATCGTCCAGCTCAAGGACACCGAGAACGCCGAAGCCGCCAAGGCGTTCATCGCCCTGGTGCAGTCCGCCCAGGGCCAGAAGGTGCTGACCGAGGCCGGATTCCTCAAGCCGTGA
- a CDS encoding amino acid transporter: MATTEHPPPSRLRSWMLAGLSDMGKGHAQQAAPKAEAEPEHKGQRWYRVMCLTGVDYFSTLGYQPGIAALAAGLLSPVATIVLVMVTLAGALPVYRRVAEESPHGEGSIAMLERLLSFWKGKLFVLTLLGFAATDFLITITLSAADASTHLVENPHLTDTLHDKQMVITLILVALLGAVFLKGFLEAIGVAVALVVIYLSLNVVVVAVGLWHVMTEGHVITDWTGALTAEHGNVFAMIGVSLLVFPKLALGLSGFETGVAVMPHVQGDPDDTEENPKGRIRGTKKLLTAAALIMSVFLISTSFITTWLIPEKEFEPGGKANGRALAYLAHEYLGNAFGTVYDVSTIAILWFAGASAMAGLLNLMPRYLPRYGMAPHWARAVRPMVIVFTLVAFLVTWIFDADVDAQGGAYATGVLVLMSSAAIAVTIAARRAQQRGWSIGFAVVSAVLLYVTVVNVIERPDGVKIGACFIAGIILVSLLSRLARAFELRVTSVTLDDMAERFIRDMASRKIRFIANEPDQRDKAEYRDKIEQIRADNDIPGEDFVFVEVTVIDPSEFESGLTVRGEVLHNRYRVLTLESSSISNALAALLLYTRDSTGCLPHIYFEWTEGNPFANFLRFFLFGQGEVAPVTREVLREAEPDRARRPRVHTG; the protein is encoded by the coding sequence ATGGCCACCACCGAGCACCCTCCCCCCAGTCGTCTGCGCTCCTGGATGCTGGCGGGCCTGTCCGACATGGGCAAGGGACACGCTCAGCAGGCGGCCCCGAAGGCCGAGGCGGAGCCCGAGCACAAGGGGCAGCGCTGGTACCGCGTGATGTGCCTGACCGGCGTCGACTACTTCTCGACCCTCGGCTACCAGCCGGGCATCGCCGCGCTCGCGGCCGGCCTGCTCTCCCCCGTGGCGACCATCGTGCTGGTGATGGTCACCCTGGCGGGCGCCCTGCCCGTCTACCGTCGGGTGGCCGAGGAGAGCCCGCACGGCGAGGGCTCGATCGCCATGCTGGAGCGACTGCTGTCGTTCTGGAAGGGCAAACTGTTCGTCCTGACGCTGCTGGGCTTCGCCGCCACCGACTTCCTGATCACCATCACCCTGTCGGCGGCGGACGCCTCCACCCACCTGGTCGAGAACCCGCACCTCACCGACACCCTGCACGACAAGCAGATGGTGATCACCCTCATCCTCGTCGCCCTGCTCGGCGCGGTGTTCCTCAAGGGCTTCCTGGAGGCCATCGGCGTCGCGGTCGCCCTGGTGGTGATCTACCTGAGTCTGAACGTGGTCGTGGTGGCCGTCGGCCTGTGGCACGTGATGACCGAAGGGCATGTGATCACCGACTGGACCGGCGCCCTGACCGCCGAGCACGGCAACGTCTTCGCCATGATCGGCGTCTCCCTGCTGGTCTTCCCCAAGCTGGCCCTGGGTCTGTCCGGTTTCGAGACCGGCGTCGCGGTCATGCCACACGTCCAGGGCGACCCGGACGACACCGAGGAGAACCCGAAGGGCCGCATCCGGGGCACCAAGAAGCTCCTGACGGCCGCCGCCCTCATCATGAGCGTCTTCCTGATCTCCACCAGCTTCATCACCACCTGGCTGATCCCGGAGAAGGAGTTCGAGCCCGGCGGCAAGGCCAACGGACGCGCCCTCGCCTACCTGGCACACGAATACCTCGGCAACGCCTTCGGCACGGTCTACGACGTCTCGACCATCGCGATCCTCTGGTTCGCCGGCGCCTCCGCCATGGCCGGACTGCTCAACCTCATGCCCCGGTACCTGCCCCGCTACGGAATGGCCCCGCACTGGGCCCGCGCCGTCCGCCCCATGGTCATCGTCTTCACCCTGGTCGCCTTCCTGGTCACCTGGATCTTCGACGCCGACGTCGACGCCCAGGGTGGCGCCTACGCCACCGGCGTCCTGGTCCTGATGTCCTCCGCCGCGATCGCCGTGACCATCGCCGCCCGCCGCGCCCAGCAGCGGGGCTGGAGCATCGGCTTCGCCGTCGTCTCCGCGGTCCTGCTCTACGTCACCGTCGTGAACGTCATCGAACGCCCCGACGGTGTGAAGATCGGCGCCTGCTTCATCGCGGGGATCATCCTCGTCTCGCTCCTGTCCCGGCTGGCCCGCGCCTTCGAGCTGCGCGTGACCAGCGTGACGCTGGACGACATGGCGGAACGTTTCATCCGGGACATGGCCAGCCGCAAGATACGGTTCATCGCCAACGAGCCCGACCAGCGCGACAAGGCCGAGTACCGCGACAAGATCGAGCAGATCCGGGCCGACAACGACATTCCCGGCGAGGACTTCGTCTTCGTCGAGGTCACCGTCATCGACCCCTCCGAGTTCGAGTCGGGCCTGACCGTCCGCGGCGAGGTCCTGCACAACCGCTACCGCGTCCTGACCCTGGAGTCCTCCTCCATCTCCAACGCCCTGGCCGCGCTGCTCCTGTACACCCGCGACTCCACCGGCTGCCTCCCGCACATCTACTTCGAGTGGACCGAGGGCAACCCCTTCGCCAACTTCCTGCGCTTCTTCCTGTTCGGCCAGGGCGAGGTCGCCCCGGTCACCCGCGAGGTCCTGCGCGAGGCCGAACCGGACCGCGCCCGCCGCCCCCGCGTCCACACCGGCTGA
- a CDS encoding carbohydrate ABC transporter permease: MTSTFLPDKRSGPDVDLPPPVAGRDRGRARRRALHWLTAVGFQVPALVLFGTLVLLPMLFALYASFFRWGGFGMPEDYIGGDNFTRLLKDPVFLGDLWRCLLLVGLSLVLQLPFALALAVALNQRIRGRAVYRMLFFAPYILSEAITGVLFSMIFAPDDGLADHVLGAIGLDGVGGQWFADPSTVMATLFLVMTWKYFGFHMMLYLAGLQSIPAELTEAALIDGAGPWQRFRNITLPLLAPTLRISVFLSVIGSIQLFDLVWVVTAGGPDHHSETMAVTMFQYGFKRYQVGYASAISVAIFGISLVFALAYQRFVLRRDLQGATTTMRGGGS, encoded by the coding sequence ATGACCTCCACCTTCCTCCCGGACAAGCGCAGCGGCCCGGACGTCGACCTCCCGCCCCCGGTCGCAGGCAGGGACCGGGGCCGGGCGCGGCGGCGGGCGCTGCACTGGCTCACCGCCGTCGGCTTCCAGGTGCCCGCGCTGGTGCTGTTCGGCACGCTCGTGCTGCTGCCGATGCTGTTCGCGCTGTACGCCTCGTTCTTCCGCTGGGGCGGCTTCGGCATGCCCGAGGACTACATCGGCGGCGACAACTTCACCCGGCTCTTGAAGGACCCGGTGTTCCTGGGCGACCTGTGGCGCTGCCTGCTCCTGGTCGGACTCTCGCTCGTCCTGCAACTGCCGTTCGCGCTCGCCCTCGCGGTCGCGCTCAACCAGCGGATCCGCGGCCGGGCCGTGTACCGGATGCTGTTCTTCGCACCGTACATCCTCTCCGAGGCGATCACCGGCGTCCTCTTCAGCATGATCTTCGCCCCGGACGACGGCCTCGCCGACCACGTCCTGGGCGCGATCGGGCTGGACGGGGTGGGCGGGCAGTGGTTCGCCGACCCCTCCACCGTCATGGCCACCCTCTTCCTGGTCATGACGTGGAAGTACTTCGGCTTCCACATGATGCTCTACCTGGCCGGACTCCAGTCCATCCCGGCCGAGTTGACCGAGGCGGCCCTGATCGACGGAGCCGGCCCCTGGCAGCGCTTCCGCAACATCACCCTGCCGCTGCTCGCGCCGACCCTGCGGATCAGCGTCTTCCTGTCGGTGATCGGCTCGATCCAGCTCTTCGACCTGGTGTGGGTCGTCACCGCGGGCGGTCCCGACCATCACTCCGAGACGATGGCCGTGACCATGTTCCAGTACGGCTTCAAGCGCTACCAGGTCGGCTACGCCAGCGCGATCAGCGTGGCGATCTTCGGTATCAGCCTCGTCTTCGCCCTCGCCTACCAGCGGTTCGTGCTCCGCCGCGACCTCCAGGGCGCCACCACGACCATGCGAGGAGGCGGCTCGTGA